The Patescibacteria group bacterium genome contains the following window.
GTCTTCCTTGCCTTTTATATATTCTCTGTCCACGCCAACCCTTGTGTCTTCTCCGACTACTCCCAAAAATTCTTCTTCGGCTTCTATTTCTACGGGCAGAAGCTGCTTGACCCGCGGCACCTGGCGGGTAGCGCTCACAAAATCGGAATAAGCCACCATAATCTTATCGTATTTGCCGGACAAAAAATCATCAATCACCAAACGGGCAAGAGGGCTTACCTCCCTCACTTCGGAACAAGTATCGTGTTTCTCAAACACAGCCGCGATTTTATAACCGAAACGGGAATAAACCGAATGGCCCTTTTTTCCGACCAAAATAAACTCGTTTTCTATTTTTTCTCCTTTTTCATTTTCTTTGTGCTTCTTTGCCGAGTCAACCGCTTTGTTCATAATAGTGGCGTTAAACCCGCCGCAAAGGCCGCGGTTGGAGGTTAACAAAACTATCCCGACCCTTTTTATTTCCTTGCGGCCGGAAAGAAGGGGGTGGAGGCTCTTTCCGGAATTAACCGCTTCCGAAAGGTTTAAAATCGTGGTCCAACTTAAATTGGCGTAAGTCCGGGTACGCAAAACGGATTCCACCGCCTTTTTCATCTTGGACGCCGCCACCATCTCCATAGCCCGAGTT
Protein-coding sequences here:
- the atpG gene encoding ATP synthase F1 subunit gamma is translated as MAKTKEIQRRIKSIGNTKKITRAMEMVAASKMKKAVESVLRTRTYANLSWTTILNLSEAVNSGKSLHPLLSGRKEIKRVGIVLLTSNRGLCGGFNATIMNKAVDSAKKHKENEKGEKIENEFILVGKKGHSVYSRFGYKIAAVFEKHDTCSEVREVSPLARLVIDDFLSGKYDKIMVAYSDFVSATRQVPRVKQLLPVEIEAEEEFLGVVGEDTRVGVDREYIKGKEDKYLHDEKKNKYVFTYEPTPEEVLNEILPRVLEIQLFQALLESNASEHSARMAAMHQATDAAGDLVDELTLFYNKARQAVITSEIAEISAGANALKG